Proteins encoded by one window of Channa argus isolate prfri chromosome 1, Channa argus male v1.0, whole genome shotgun sequence:
- the LOC137135853 gene encoding rho GTPase-activating protein 19-like isoform X1: MAAENDLQNNHKLDRRGTKCSMFISQEQPNTSQPVIFDPDFFVEKLRHEHPQVFADLILGNITRLIDLPGDEFAQLTGECEPRVPSSTGFLRSFNFLKRKDKGVVFGAPLTEEGIAQIYQLIEYLSKNLHMEGLFRVPGHSLRQAALREILNAGSEIDLETGDFHPNDAASLLKAYLGELPEPLLTHRHYHAHLKIGELTRFDDKGDKTNVPDKKRQIEAFQLLFMLLPPANRSLLKLLLDLLYHTARNQHINKMSAINLATMFAPHIIWPKNVTASDLQENIDKLNNGIAFLIRHSQKLFKAPAYIKEYARLYVTGSKALQSKDDLTLCPGTKEGSDDPVAVVTPASLPSPSVKTCTISSSETQNYTETALRELYQQVHSLPESAKKKKLIRQFERQPLLTPSADARTPFSRKHWRSRSLGAIIKQRKVLGSQILIEKENSRLQSPLPSCPN, from the exons ATGGCGGCTGAAAACGATCTTCAAAACAATCACAAACTTGATAGAAG GGGAACAAAATGCAGTATGTTTATCAGCCAAGAACAGCCAAACACAAGCCAGCCTGTGATCTTTGACCCAGACTTCTTTGTTGAGAAGCTGAGACATGAACATCCTCAGGTCTTCGCGGATTTGATACTTGGCAATATAACTCGACTCATAGACCTTCCAGGGGATGAGTTCGCCCAGCTCACGGGAGAGTGTGAGCCCAGAGTGCCCTCTTCCACTGGCTTTCTGCGCTCCTTCAACTTCCTGAAACGGAAAG ATAAAGGAGTGGTTTTTGGTGCACCATTAACTGAAGAAGGAATAGCACAGATATATCAGCTCATTGAATACCTGAGTAAAA ACCTTCATATGGAGGGGTTGTTCCGTGTGCCAGGCCACAGCCTACGACAGGCAGCCCTAAGGGAGATACTGAATGCCGGGTCAGAGATAGATCTTGAGACCGGTGACTTCCACCCCAATGATGCGGCCTCACTGCTCAAAGCCTACTTGGGAGAACTGCCAGAGCCTCTGCTCACTCACAGACACTACCATGCTCACCTAAAGATTGGAG AATTGACTCGCTTTGATGATAAAGGGGATAAGACAAATGTGCCTGACAAGAAACGCCAGATTGAAgcatttcagctgctttttatgTTGCTCCCACCAGCCAATCGCTCTCTTTTAAAGCTACTTCTGGATTTGCTGTATCACACTGCCCGCAATCAACACATCAACAAGATGTCAGCAATTAATCTTGCCACAATGTTTGCTCCACACATCATCTGgcccaaaaat GTGACAGCAAGTGATCTGCAGGAAAACATTGACAAACTGAATAATGGCATAGCATTTCTCATCAGACACTCACAAAAACTGTTCAAG GCCCCTGCGTATATCAAAGAATATGCTCGCTTATATGTCACAGGATCAAAAGCTCTTCAATCAAAG GATGACTTGACACTTTGTCCTGGTACCAAAGAGGGGAGTGATGATCCAGTGGCTGTTGTAACACCTGCCTCATTACCCTCTCCCTCCGTGAAAACCTGTACAATCTCATCATCTGAAACTCAGAATTATACTGAAACAGCCCTCAGAGAGCTGTATCAGCAGGTCCACAGCCTGCCTGAGtctgccaaaaagaaaaagctcatCAGACAG tTTGAAAGGCAGCCTTTGCTGACACCTTCAGCTGACGCAAGGACACCGTTCAGCAGGAAACATTGGCGTTCACGCTCTTTGGGTGCAATAATTAag CAGAGGAAGGTGTTGGGAAGCCAAATATTgatagagaaagaaaacagcaggCTACAGAGTCCTCTACCCAGCTGTCCCAATTGA
- the LOC137135853 gene encoding rho GTPase-activating protein 19-like isoform X2 → MAAENDLQNNHKLDRRGTKCSMFISQEQPNTSQPVIFDPDFFVEKLRHEHPQVFADLILGNITRLIDLPGDEFAQLTGECEPRVPSSTGFLRSFNFLKRKDKGVVFGAPLTEEGIAQIYQLIEYLSKNLHMEGLFRVPGHSLRQAALREILNAGSEIDLETGDFHPNDAASLLKAYLGELPEPLLTHRHYHAHLKIGELTRFDDKGDKTNVPDKKRQIEAFQLLFMLLPPANRSLLKLLLDLLYHTARNQHINKMSAINLATMFAPHIIWPKNVTASDLQENIDKLNNGIAFLIRHSQKLFKAPAYIKEYARLYVTGSKALQSKDDLTLCPGTKEGSDDPVAVVTPASLPSPSVKTCTISSSETQNYTETALRELYQQVHSLPESAKKKKLIRQFERQPLLTPSADARTPFSRKHWRSRSLGAIIKRKVLGSQILIEKENSRLQSPLPSCPN, encoded by the exons ATGGCGGCTGAAAACGATCTTCAAAACAATCACAAACTTGATAGAAG GGGAACAAAATGCAGTATGTTTATCAGCCAAGAACAGCCAAACACAAGCCAGCCTGTGATCTTTGACCCAGACTTCTTTGTTGAGAAGCTGAGACATGAACATCCTCAGGTCTTCGCGGATTTGATACTTGGCAATATAACTCGACTCATAGACCTTCCAGGGGATGAGTTCGCCCAGCTCACGGGAGAGTGTGAGCCCAGAGTGCCCTCTTCCACTGGCTTTCTGCGCTCCTTCAACTTCCTGAAACGGAAAG ATAAAGGAGTGGTTTTTGGTGCACCATTAACTGAAGAAGGAATAGCACAGATATATCAGCTCATTGAATACCTGAGTAAAA ACCTTCATATGGAGGGGTTGTTCCGTGTGCCAGGCCACAGCCTACGACAGGCAGCCCTAAGGGAGATACTGAATGCCGGGTCAGAGATAGATCTTGAGACCGGTGACTTCCACCCCAATGATGCGGCCTCACTGCTCAAAGCCTACTTGGGAGAACTGCCAGAGCCTCTGCTCACTCACAGACACTACCATGCTCACCTAAAGATTGGAG AATTGACTCGCTTTGATGATAAAGGGGATAAGACAAATGTGCCTGACAAGAAACGCCAGATTGAAgcatttcagctgctttttatgTTGCTCCCACCAGCCAATCGCTCTCTTTTAAAGCTACTTCTGGATTTGCTGTATCACACTGCCCGCAATCAACACATCAACAAGATGTCAGCAATTAATCTTGCCACAATGTTTGCTCCACACATCATCTGgcccaaaaat GTGACAGCAAGTGATCTGCAGGAAAACATTGACAAACTGAATAATGGCATAGCATTTCTCATCAGACACTCACAAAAACTGTTCAAG GCCCCTGCGTATATCAAAGAATATGCTCGCTTATATGTCACAGGATCAAAAGCTCTTCAATCAAAG GATGACTTGACACTTTGTCCTGGTACCAAAGAGGGGAGTGATGATCCAGTGGCTGTTGTAACACCTGCCTCATTACCCTCTCCCTCCGTGAAAACCTGTACAATCTCATCATCTGAAACTCAGAATTATACTGAAACAGCCCTCAGAGAGCTGTATCAGCAGGTCCACAGCCTGCCTGAGtctgccaaaaagaaaaagctcatCAGACAG tTTGAAAGGCAGCCTTTGCTGACACCTTCAGCTGACGCAAGGACACCGTTCAGCAGGAAACATTGGCGTTCACGCTCTTTGGGTGCAATAATTAag AGGAAGGTGTTGGGAAGCCAAATATTgatagagaaagaaaacagcaggCTACAGAGTCCTCTACCCAGCTGTCCCAATTGA